A window of the Cicer arietinum cultivar CDC Frontier isolate Library 1 chromosome 6, Cicar.CDCFrontier_v2.0, whole genome shotgun sequence genome harbors these coding sequences:
- the LOC101510067 gene encoding WD repeat-containing protein YMR102C-like yields the protein MELDDDQFYDTHEDFCSVSDKGSDYCSESCSSNNNYNNEFVTRFHVWTKNLESVHHRRFNFLRWMGLEYDVDSIEGDELGGDSSGGVDRFFETSGDVLGTIEGLVLDSLSNYASRSLENCVDGTEDLACMIKNLDDGTQYVVDKLDQDGTLNTLRVLGSNQLISFEEFHRDIGPSSFVRRHLQRDAESTRLLCVAKRKMKRGWLKKLDTITCFYHNQGLGETCCKDFDSGIKRVRVHPHKKRVKELSALYTEQEFKAHKGVILTMKFSPDGKYLASGGEDGIVRVWKVVEDDRSNELNIVDNDPSNIYFKMNKFSGCVAPLDVGKEKFVKTEKMKRSSPSTCVIIPPKTFRISEKPLHQFQGHSDDILDLAWSKSGFLLSSSVDKTVRLWQVGIDKCLRVFSHNNYVTCVNFSPINDKIFISGSIDGKVRIWEVVRCRVVDYIDIREIVTAVCFRPDGKGTIVGTMAGNCRLYDILDNHMKKDTQLSLQGKKKTSGKRITGFQFSPSDPSKLLVASADSHVCILSGVDVIYKFKGLRSAGQMHASFTSDGKHIVSLSEGSNVCIWNHTGQDKNTSKPKQIWSSESFLSNNASIAIPWCGIESMPLSPSLGEDLIRRSSLSSPDCFFMGRGFLSELVPKVSPTWPEETLLDSGQTVVSPTMCKSEYKFLRGACKGMSNSHLWNQVIVTAGTDGYIKVYQNYGLPVRV from the exons ATGGAATTGGATGATGATCAATTCTATGATACTCATGAGGATTTCTGTTCTGTCTCTGATAAGGGTTCTGATTATTGTTCAGAATCATGTTctagtaataataattataataatgaatttGTTACTAGGTTTCATGTTTGGACTAAAAACCTTGAAAGTGTTCACCACAGACGCTTCAATTTTTTAAGATGGATGGGTTTGGAGTATGATGTGGATTCAATTGAGGGAGATGAGTTAGGAGGAGATTCATCTGGTGGAGTTGACCGATTCTTCGAAACCAGTGGGGATGTGTTGGGAACTATAGAGGGTCTTGTGTTGGATTCCTTGTCAAATTATGCTTCTAGGTCGTTAGAAAATTGTGTTGATGGTACTGAGGATTTGGCTTGTATGATAAAGAATTTGGATGATGGAACACAGTATGTTGTAGATAAATTAGATCAAGATGGAACACTTAATACACTGCGTGTTTTGGGTTCGAACCAATTGATTAGTTTCGAAGAGTTTCATAGAGATATTGGGCCGTCGTCGTTTGTTCGCAGACATTTGCAGAGAGATGCTGAAAGTACTAGATTGTTGTGTGTTGCTAAAAGGAAAATGAAGAGAGGTTGGTTGAAGAAACTGGATACAATTACTTGTTTCTATCATAATCAAGGGCTTGGTGAAACTTGCTGCAAAGACTTTGATTCTGGAATAAAAAGAGTTCGAGTTCATCCGCATAAGAAGCGAGTTAAGGAGCTTTCAGCTCTTTATACTGAACAAGAGTTTAAAGCACACAAGGGTGTTATTTTGACAATGAAGTTCAGTCCTGATGGAAAATATCTGGCTAGTGGTGGTGAAGACGGCATTGTGCGTGTGTGGAAGGTGGTTGAGGATGATAGATCAAATGAATTGAACATAGTGGACAATGAtccatcaaatatatatttcaaaatgaataaattttctGGTTGTGTGGCACCCCTTGATGTAGGTAAAGAGAAATTTGTTAAAACAGAGAAGATGAAGAGATCATCTCCTTCAACATGTGTGATTATACCACCAAAGACCTTTCGCATATCGGAGAAACCTTTGCATCAATTCCAGGGGCATAGTGATGACATTTTAGACCTTGCATGGTCCAAATCAGGG TTTCTACTTTCATCGTCTGTGGATAAGACAGTGCGCCTATGGCAAGTAGGGATTGACAAATGTCTTCGAGTTTTCTCCCACAATAATTACG TGACATGTGTGAATTTTAGTCCTATCAATGATAAGATTTTCATCAGTGGTTCAATTGATGGAAAGGTGCGGATCTGGGAAGTAGTTCGCTGTCGGGTTGTTGATTACATTGATATCAGAGAGATAGTCACGGCTGTGTGCTTCCGCCCTGATGGAAAG GGCACGATTGTCGGTACCATGGCGGGCAATTGTCGTTTATATGACATTCTAG ATAATCATATGAAGAAGGATACTCAATTGTCGTTACAAGGCAAAAAGAAGACATCGGGGAAAAGGATCACGGGCTTTCAG TTTTCACCCAGTGACCCGAGCAAATTGTTGGTTGCTTCTGCCGATTCTCATGTCTGTATACTCTCTGGAGTTGATGTCATCTACAAATTCAAGG GACTGAGGAGTGCAGGTCAGATGCACGCATCCTTCACCTCCGATGGGAAACACATCGTCTCACTTAGCGAAGGTTCAAATGTTTGTATCTGGAATCACACTGGCCAGGATAAGAATACTTCCAAACCAAAACAGATTTGGTCTTCTGAGAGTTTTCTATCCAACAATGCATCAATCGCCATACCTTGGTGTGGCATCGAGTCCATGCCGTTGTCCCCTTCGCTCGGAGAAGACTTGATTCGTAGGTCATCCTTGTCTTCTCCCGATTGTTTCTTCATGGGTCGCGGATTTCTTTCCGAGTTAGTCCCAAAGGTTTCTCCAACATGGCCGGAGGAGACGCTTCTTGACTCGGGTCAGACTGTTGTTTCTCCTACAATGTGTAAATCAGAGTACAAGTTCTTGAGAGGTGCTTGCAAGGGAATGTCTAATTCTCATTTGTGGAACCAAGTGATTGTAACAGCAGGAACTGATGGATACATAAAAGTGTACCAAAATTACGGCTTACCTGTTCGAGTTTGA